A stretch of Candidatus Poribacteria bacterium DNA encodes these proteins:
- a CDS encoding pentapeptide repeat-containing protein, whose protein sequence is MSLKAGLGVLGLAVVVSACAVSKPLTVDLKSLRTTELRDANLEGAQIAGAELANRDMRRIVLRDANLAGADLRQVDLSESDLRNANFEGADLRWANLMRANLQGANLRGARLFGDTSAGNYGANLRHADLRRAKLDGADLRGASFEFADMRNASLRDADLRGADLAFTDMRQANAKGADFREARYVLETRFPGAFDPQQAGMIVRVGRGDFFGGGMGGASGQIGAAGVRDRGTIGAGTGGYGSGQSAGGRD, encoded by the coding sequence ATGTCACTCAAAGCTGGACTGGGAGTGCTGGGGCTCGCCGTGGTCGTCTCTGCGTGCGCCGTATCGAAGCCCCTGACCGTCGACCTGAAGAGCCTGAGAACCACCGAACTGCGCGACGCGAACCTCGAAGGCGCACAGATCGCCGGAGCAGAGCTCGCGAACCGGGACATGCGCCGGATCGTCCTGCGCGATGCGAACCTCGCCGGAGCCGATTTGAGGCAAGTGGACCTGTCCGAGTCCGATCTCAGAAATGCCAACTTCGAGGGCGCGGACCTGAGATGGGCGAACCTGATGCGCGCGAACCTGCAGGGCGCGAACTTGCGCGGAGCGCGCCTGTTCGGCGACACGTCCGCCGGGAACTACGGCGCGAACCTGCGACATGCCGATCTCCGACGCGCGAAGCTCGACGGAGCCGATTTGCGCGGCGCGTCGTTCGAGTTCGCGGACATGCGCAACGCCAGCCTCCGTGACGCCGACTTGCGCGGCGCGGACCTCGCCTTCACCGACATGAGGCAAGCGAACGCGAAGGGCGCCGATTTCCGCGAAGCGCGCTACGTGCTGGAGACACGCTTCCCGGGCGCTTTCGATCCGCAGCAGGCAGGCATGATCGTCCGCGTCGGCAGGGGCGATTTCTTCGGTGGTGGCATGGGTGGTGCGAGCGGGCAGATCGGCGCGGCAGGTGTCCGAGACCGAGGAACGATCGGCGCCGGTACGGGTGGATACGGGAGTGGTCAGTCCGCTGGCGGCAGAGACTGA